In Sphingopyxis sp. 113P3, one DNA window encodes the following:
- a CDS encoding tetratricopeptide repeat protein gives MATLGLNPQEKEAVEAFRRDVVEPSMTKLVILDFWAEWCGPCKQLAPVLEKVAADYADKGVVLAKVDVDANRFIAGQFQVQSIPTVYAIFQGQPVANLTNARTESQLKSVLDQLLAQLPIESDASARAVEIAPLIEMGENVLAEGDGPRAASIFTQILDMAPDNAAAHGGLIRALLAAGEIEAAQAALDAVPDEVAGDPAIAQAKSAVALAADAPDASELAALEAAVAANGEDHQARFDLAVAQIGAGQRDAAADNLLRIVEADREWQEGAARAKLLELFEAVGLEDPWVAAQRRRLSLILFG, from the coding sequence GTGGCCACTCTGGGTCTGAACCCGCAGGAAAAGGAAGCGGTCGAAGCGTTCCGCCGCGACGTCGTCGAGCCGTCGATGACGAAGCTCGTCATCCTCGATTTCTGGGCGGAATGGTGCGGCCCGTGCAAACAGCTCGCTCCCGTTCTCGAAAAGGTCGCCGCCGACTATGCCGACAAGGGCGTCGTGCTGGCAAAGGTCGATGTCGATGCGAATCGCTTCATCGCAGGCCAGTTTCAGGTCCAGTCGATTCCGACCGTCTATGCCATATTCCAGGGCCAGCCGGTCGCAAATCTCACTAATGCCCGGACCGAAAGCCAGCTGAAGTCCGTGCTCGACCAGCTTCTCGCGCAGCTTCCCATCGAGAGCGATGCGAGCGCCCGCGCGGTCGAGATCGCGCCCTTGATCGAAATGGGCGAAAATGTGCTCGCCGAGGGCGACGGACCGCGCGCGGCGAGCATCTTTACGCAAATCCTCGACATGGCACCCGACAATGCCGCAGCGCATGGGGGCCTCATCCGCGCGCTGCTCGCAGCGGGCGAGATCGAGGCCGCGCAGGCCGCCCTCGACGCCGTGCCCGATGAGGTCGCTGGCGACCCCGCGATCGCGCAGGCGAAAAGTGCAGTCGCGCTCGCTGCCGATGCGCCCGATGCAAGCGAGCTCGCGGCGCTCGAAGCCGCGGTGGCGGCGAATGGCGAGGATCACCAGGCGCGCTTTGACCTTGCCGTCGCCCAGATTGGCGCCGGGCAGCGCGACGCAGCCGCTGACAATCTGCTTCGCATCGTCGAAGCCGACCGCGAGTGGCAGGAAGGCGCCGCGCGTGCGAAGCTCCTTGAACTGTTTGAGGCCGTGGGGCTTGAAGACCCCTGGGTTGCGGCGCAGCGCCGCCGCTTGTCGCTCATCCTGTTCGGCTGA
- a CDS encoding LON peptidase substrate-binding domain-containing protein, which yields MSEAAPLTIQRIAIFPLPGAVLFPGLHLPLHIFEPRYKAMVQEVLARDRQIGMIQPRQIAGEESREPPALYEVGCVGRIVDVEALEEGRFNLILEGVARFRVRRELDVTTPFRQVEAEIETEVETDAVLSSIERASLEREAKRFAARQGYVVDWDSVGQLDDATLVNGIAQVAPFDAAAKQALLEATPIEARAELVIQLMQFFGRFDGDDGRATLQ from the coding sequence ATGAGCGAGGCGGCGCCCCTGACCATCCAGCGGATTGCGATCTTTCCGCTGCCCGGTGCAGTGCTGTTTCCGGGGCTGCACCTGCCGCTCCATATCTTCGAGCCGCGCTACAAGGCGATGGTGCAGGAAGTGCTGGCACGCGACCGTCAGATCGGAATGATCCAGCCGCGGCAGATCGCGGGCGAGGAAAGCCGCGAGCCGCCCGCCCTCTACGAGGTCGGGTGCGTCGGACGCATCGTCGATGTCGAGGCGCTCGAAGAGGGGCGTTTCAACCTGATTCTCGAGGGCGTCGCGCGGTTCCGCGTGCGCCGCGAGCTCGACGTCACCACGCCCTTTCGCCAGGTCGAGGCCGAGATTGAAACCGAGGTTGAAACCGATGCCGTCCTGTCGAGCATCGAACGCGCCAGCCTCGAACGCGAAGCGAAGCGCTTTGCGGCGCGGCAGGGCTATGTTGTCGACTGGGATTCGGTCGGCCAGCTCGACGATGCGACGCTGGTCAACGGCATCGCTCAGGTCGCCCCTTTCGATGCGGCGGCGAAACAGGCGCTGCTCGAAGCGACACCGATCGAGGCGCGGGCCGAGCTCGTTATCCAGCTCATGCAGTTTTTCGGCCGTTTCGACGGCGACGACGGGCGCGCGACGCTTCAATAG
- a CDS encoding exodeoxyribonuclease III has protein sequence MTSIASWNINSVRARLGIVEKFLREETPDILCLQETKVECGLFPKAMFEALGYTHIVTNGQRMHHGVAIVSRVPLADVRQYDWQANGEARHIGVTLPSGVRLDNVYIPAGGDIPDRNLNPKFGQKLDFFGRMTEWAGTLAGAPTVLTGDFNVAPLESDVWNHKALLDVVSHTPIEVETLARLQAAADWVDLGRHFIAPPAPLFTWWSYRAKDWEASNRGRRLDHMWVTPALKDEAIAHRVVQPARSWERPSDHIPLVTEFSF, from the coding sequence ATGACAAGTATCGCGTCCTGGAACATCAACAGCGTCCGCGCCCGTCTCGGCATCGTCGAGAAATTCCTGCGCGAGGAAACTCCCGACATCCTCTGCCTTCAGGAAACCAAGGTCGAATGCGGCCTGTTTCCCAAGGCGATGTTCGAGGCGCTCGGCTACACCCACATCGTCACCAACGGCCAGCGCATGCACCACGGCGTCGCAATCGTCAGCCGGGTGCCCCTTGCCGATGTGCGCCAATATGACTGGCAGGCGAATGGCGAGGCGCGCCATATCGGGGTGACGCTCCCGTCGGGCGTGCGGCTCGACAATGTCTATATTCCCGCGGGCGGCGACATTCCCGACCGCAATCTCAATCCCAAATTCGGGCAGAAACTCGACTTTTTCGGCCGCATGACCGAGTGGGCGGGGACGCTTGCGGGGGCGCCGACCGTGCTCACCGGCGATTTCAACGTCGCGCCGCTCGAAAGCGATGTGTGGAACCACAAGGCGCTGCTCGACGTCGTCAGCCATACGCCGATCGAGGTCGAGACGCTGGCCCGCCTCCAGGCAGCCGCCGACTGGGTCGATCTCGGGCGCCACTTCATTGCGCCGCCGGCCCCGCTTTTTACCTGGTGGAGCTACCGGGCGAAAGATTGGGAGGCGTCGAACCGCGGTCGCCGCCTTGATCATATGTGGGTGACGCCTGCCCTCAAGGACGAGGCCATCGCGCACCGCGTTGTCCAGCCTGCGCGAAGCTGGGAGCGACCCTCGGACCATATTCCGCTGGTGACGGAGTTTTCCTTTTGA
- a CDS encoding winged helix-turn-helix transcriptional regulator, with protein sequence MAKLREPLNDLDGGKCALPLALEAMGERWSFMILRAAFNGVHHFEEFQQELGIARNILSNRLSRLVDHGIMAREVMAEDRRKVHYQLTEKGIELLPAMIALRQWGEKWGAGVPSTPVLVDVRDEQPIGPVTITAHDGRPLGYKELVWKHRSELQPLGQARVRTDRMTPVAAE encoded by the coding sequence ATGGCAAAATTACGCGAACCGTTGAATGATCTCGATGGCGGCAAATGTGCACTGCCGCTCGCGCTCGAGGCGATGGGCGAGCGTTGGTCATTCATGATCCTTCGCGCCGCCTTCAATGGCGTCCATCATTTCGAGGAGTTCCAGCAGGAACTCGGCATTGCGCGCAACATCCTCTCGAATCGGCTGTCGCGGCTGGTCGACCATGGCATCATGGCGCGCGAGGTAATGGCCGAGGATCGGCGCAAGGTGCACTATCAGCTTACCGAAAAGGGCATCGAGCTGCTGCCGGCGATGATCGCGCTGCGCCAGTGGGGCGAAAAATGGGGCGCGGGCGTGCCGTCCACACCGGTTCTTGTCGACGTACGCGACGAGCAGCCGATCGGCCCCGTCACGATCACCGCGCACGACGGGCGCCCGCTTGGCTACAAGGAACTTGTCTGGAAGCACCGCTCGGAACTGCAGCCCCTCGGTCAGGCGCGGGTGCGCACCGACCGCATGACGCCGGTCGCGGCGGAATGA
- the ribA gene encoding GTP cyclohydrolase II: protein MSDAAGEGARRAARAIDALRRGWPLRVAAEDGTLDLLAVESARDAALAQFASSDVLLSGERAVTLKLTNQRAAATPGPVRLAGAATSVAEALAIADPALDLAHPFKGPFRTMATGGEAAAAAAMTMARHAGLLPAFFVREAVGAAETECTSEDVAALLDPARLEIAARARLPVEASEAGEIVAFRSPEEASDHVALVIGQRDGQPPVVRLHSECLTGDVLGSLKCDCGPQLHAALHAMADAPWGVLLYLRQEGRGIGLVNKLRAYALQDQGHDTVDANLRLGFPVEARDFAIAARMLELLNIPRIRLMTNNPEKVARLEREGIAVVERIPLALPTNPHNEQYLATKRDRTGHQL, encoded by the coding sequence TTGAGCGATGCGGCCGGCGAGGGCGCCCGCCGGGCGGCGCGCGCGATCGACGCGCTGCGCCGCGGCTGGCCGCTGCGCGTCGCGGCCGAGGACGGCACGCTCGATTTGCTGGCGGTCGAGAGCGCGCGCGATGCAGCGCTTGCACAGTTCGCCAGCAGCGACGTGCTGCTTTCGGGCGAGCGCGCCGTGACCCTGAAGCTCACCAACCAGCGCGCGGCGGCAACGCCCGGGCCGGTGCGGCTCGCAGGCGCGGCGACGAGCGTCGCCGAAGCGCTCGCGATCGCCGACCCGGCGCTCGATCTTGCGCATCCCTTCAAGGGTCCGTTCCGCACCATGGCGACCGGCGGCGAGGCCGCCGCCGCGGCCGCGATGACGATGGCGCGCCATGCGGGACTTCTTCCTGCCTTCTTCGTCCGCGAAGCGGTGGGCGCGGCCGAAACCGAGTGTACATCAGAGGATGTGGCGGCGCTGCTCGATCCCGCGCGGCTCGAGATTGCGGCGCGCGCACGGCTGCCCGTCGAAGCGAGCGAGGCGGGCGAGATTGTCGCCTTCCGCAGTCCGGAAGAAGCTTCGGATCATGTCGCGCTCGTGATCGGCCAGCGCGATGGCCAGCCTCCCGTTGTGCGGCTCCACAGCGAGTGCCTCACCGGCGACGTCCTTGGCAGTCTCAAATGCGATTGCGGACCCCAGCTTCACGCCGCGCTCCACGCGATGGCCGATGCGCCCTGGGGCGTGCTCCTCTATCTGAGGCAGGAAGGGCGGGGGATTGGTCTCGTCAACAAGCTGCGCGCCTACGCCCTGCAGGACCAGGGGCATGATACGGTCGACGCCAATCTTCGCCTCGGCTTTCCCGTGGAGGCGCGCGATTTCGCGATCGCGGCGCGGATGCTCGAACTCCTCAACATTCCGCGCATCCGCTTGATGACGAATAACCCGGAAAAGGTCGCGCGGCTCGAGCGAGAAGGCATCGCGGTCGTCGAGCGGATTCCGCTCGCCCTGCCGACAAATCCGCATAACGAGCAATATCTCGCGACGAAGCGCGATCGGACGGGGCATCAACTCTAG
- a CDS encoding FAD-dependent monooxygenase, with the protein MTEAQRSDVLISGGGLVGQTLALALAHHGLSSQVVDPADPVATIAPGFDGRASAIASATWQMFQVLGLADRLQGHGCAIRAIKVSDGGQAGELDFVTQSDDPALGVMIENRQLRLALAAAIADAPLVRLNMPANVTARTVDAHGVTLTLADGKRLAAPLLIVAEGRRSPTRDEAGFSIASWSYHHHAMIGAVAHARPHDHVAHEIFFPSGPFALLPLVDDAEGRHRSAFVWTVSEKDGPAFAKLGDRGFIAELEKRAGGLLGQMELVAPRMTYPLGFHHSAKIVTDRIALVGDAAHGIHPIAGQGLNLGLRDVAALAEVLVDGARLGLDLGDAALLARYQRWRGLDNLMVSLATDGLTRLFGIPGRAASAVRRAGLGAVQRLPTLKRFFMDEARGESGDLPRLLAGAEI; encoded by the coding sequence ATGACCGAAGCGCAGCGCAGCGATGTCCTGATCTCGGGCGGCGGCCTTGTCGGCCAAACGCTCGCCCTTGCGCTTGCGCATCACGGTCTCTCCTCGCAGGTCGTCGATCCTGCCGACCCGGTCGCCACCATCGCTCCCGGCTTTGACGGCCGTGCCTCGGCGATCGCGAGCGCGACATGGCAGATGTTTCAGGTACTGGGGCTCGCCGACCGGCTTCAGGGTCATGGCTGCGCAATCCGCGCGATCAAGGTCAGCGACGGCGGGCAGGCGGGCGAGCTTGATTTCGTGACCCAGAGCGACGACCCGGCGCTGGGCGTGATGATCGAGAATCGCCAGCTCCGCTTAGCGCTCGCCGCCGCGATTGCCGATGCGCCGCTCGTCCGGCTCAACATGCCGGCGAATGTCACGGCGCGCACGGTCGATGCCCACGGCGTCACACTGACGCTCGCGGACGGCAAGCGGCTCGCCGCACCGCTCCTCATCGTTGCCGAGGGGCGCCGCTCGCCGACACGCGACGAGGCCGGGTTCAGCATCGCGAGCTGGTCCTATCATCATCACGCGATGATCGGCGCGGTCGCGCACGCCCGCCCGCACGATCATGTCGCGCATGAAATCTTCTTCCCCTCAGGCCCCTTTGCCCTGCTCCCGCTCGTCGATGATGCCGAGGGACGGCACCGCTCGGCCTTTGTCTGGACGGTTTCGGAGAAAGACGGACCCGCCTTTGCCAAGCTCGGCGACAGGGGGTTCATCGCCGAGCTCGAAAAGCGCGCCGGCGGCCTGCTTGGCCAGATGGAGCTGGTGGCGCCGCGGATGACCTACCCGCTCGGTTTTCACCACAGCGCAAAGATTGTGACCGACCGGATCGCGCTCGTCGGCGACGCGGCGCACGGCATCCATCCGATTGCGGGGCAAGGGCTCAACCTTGGCCTTCGCGACGTCGCAGCGCTTGCCGAGGTGCTCGTCGACGGCGCGCGGCTCGGGCTCGACCTCGGCGACGCGGCTCTCCTCGCGCGCTACCAGCGCTGGCGCGGGCTCGACAATCTGATGGTCAGTCTTGCGACCGACGGTCTGACCCGCCTCTTCGGTATCCCCGGGCGTGCCGCCTCGGCGGTCCGCCGCGCGGGGCTTGGTGCGGTGCAGCGGCTGCCCACACTCAAGCGCTTCTTCATGGACGAAGCGCGCGGCGAATCAGGCGACCTTCCCCGATTGCTCGCGGGGGCGGAAATTTAG
- a CDS encoding LolA family protein, whose product MNLTPTRKSLTRIAAWTLAPAAAAGLVFAAPVLAETPSALSAVQAHLKNTSSMTADFVQTDRKGQRLSGTLTLKRPGKIRFQYQKGVPLLIVGDGSRLTMIDYEVKQVQSWPVKNSPLGALLDPDRDLSKYAKVLPTGSDGVISVEVKDPKRPEYGTITMVFLRDGSAPGGLRLRGWVALDSQNNRTRIDLSNQKFNVAVADSTFRWTDPRPKTRGR is encoded by the coding sequence ATGAACCTGACCCCTACCCGCAAGAGCCTGACCCGCATCGCCGCCTGGACGCTTGCGCCCGCCGCCGCCGCGGGGCTCGTCTTTGCCGCCCCCGTTCTTGCTGAGACGCCGAGCGCGCTTTCCGCGGTGCAGGCGCACCTCAAGAACACCAGTTCGATGACCGCCGATTTCGTCCAGACAGACCGCAAGGGCCAGCGGCTCAGCGGTACGTTGACTTTGAAGCGTCCGGGCAAGATCCGCTTCCAATATCAAAAGGGCGTGCCCTTGCTCATCGTCGGCGACGGCAGCCGGCTGACGATGATCGATTATGAGGTGAAGCAGGTGCAAAGCTGGCCGGTGAAGAATTCGCCGCTTGGCGCGCTGCTCGATCCCGATCGCGATCTCAGCAAATATGCCAAGGTCCTGCCCACCGGGAGTGACGGGGTGATCAGCGTCGAGGTCAAGGACCCCAAGCGCCCCGAATATGGAACGATCACGATGGTGTTCCTGCGCGATGGAAGCGCGCCAGGCGGGCTGCGCTTGCGCGGCTGGGTCGCGCTCGACTCGCAGAACAACCGCACCCGGATCGATCTCAGCAATCAGAAGTTCAACGTCGCGGTTGCCGATTCCACCTTCCGCTGGACCGACCCGCGGCCGAAGACCCGCGGGCGCTAA
- a CDS encoding FtsK/SpoIIIE family DNA translocase: protein MASRKAATAKADWRTVFRASIARSMVIGAAAALALFTLFLTLALITHDSTDAAIHTAAGGNPSNWMGSAGAWFADLLLFVGGVPVVLLLPLLGIMAWRLWAQTPQPYWKRQLVFMLVAISLVGLGAQLWAPDSDAPLPAGWGGIVPLVLGNAVSPLFDRAGEPAAALLRIATILLLLVAGLWLASRALRLEKGWASRFRLPAAESSRTAAPAAAASPAERATNLMDRVVRPRPRAEPSDRAPPEIAEPVQRSQPSKPKAKPQTELFTHYHLPSIDLLAAPPEGPSGQIDKAGLERNARLLESVLEDFQVKGVITAVRPGPVVTMYELEPAPGTKASRVSNLADDIARNMSALSARIAPIPGRTVIGIELPNAHREAVVLQEMIGSQLFQDQTGALPIILGKNISGDPVIADLAPMPHLLIAGTTGSGKSVGLNAMILSLLYRLGPDQVKMIMIDPKMLELSVYDGIPHLLAPVVTEPKKAIRALKWAVEQMEDRYRMMSSLSVRNLAGYNDKVRAALAKGKSLGRRVQTGYDPDTGQPVYEEETLDYQPLPQIVVVVDELADLMMTAGKEVEFLIQRLAQKARAAGIHLILATQRPSVDVITGVIKANLPTRISFNVTSKIDSRTILGEAGAEQLLGKGDMLYVPGGKQITRIHGPFVSDDEVRAVADHWRGQGQPDYVESVTEDPEDGGFAMEGAPAGGDSAEDRMYAKACQIVVDSQKASTSWLQRQLRIGYNSAARLIERMEDEGLVSPPNHVGRRDVLTDQYGQPR from the coding sequence ATGGCAAGCCGCAAGGCCGCGACCGCAAAGGCCGATTGGCGCACCGTTTTCCGCGCGAGCATCGCTCGCTCGATGGTCATCGGGGCGGCGGCGGCGCTCGCTCTGTTCACTCTCTTTCTCACTCTCGCGCTCATCACCCACGACAGCACCGATGCCGCGATTCACACGGCGGCGGGCGGCAATCCGTCGAACTGGATGGGAAGCGCGGGGGCCTGGTTTGCCGATCTCCTGCTGTTCGTCGGCGGCGTTCCTGTCGTGCTGCTGTTGCCGCTTTTGGGGATCATGGCATGGCGGCTTTGGGCCCAGACGCCCCAGCCCTATTGGAAGCGCCAGCTGGTCTTCATGCTCGTTGCCATTTCGCTCGTCGGGCTGGGCGCGCAGCTTTGGGCACCCGACAGCGACGCGCCGCTGCCCGCGGGCTGGGGCGGCATTGTACCGCTTGTTCTTGGAAACGCGGTGTCACCGCTGTTCGATCGCGCGGGCGAGCCTGCCGCCGCGCTCCTTCGGATTGCCACTATATTGCTGCTCCTCGTCGCCGGGCTATGGCTTGCCTCGCGCGCCTTGCGGCTCGAAAAGGGATGGGCGAGCCGTTTCCGCCTTCCCGCGGCCGAAAGCAGCCGCACCGCCGCGCCGGCGGCCGCTGCCTCGCCTGCCGAACGCGCAACAAACCTCATGGACCGCGTCGTGCGTCCGCGTCCGCGCGCCGAGCCGAGCGACCGCGCGCCGCCCGAGATCGCAGAGCCCGTGCAGCGCTCGCAGCCCTCCAAGCCCAAGGCCAAGCCCCAGACCGAACTTTTCACCCACTATCACCTGCCGTCGATCGACCTCCTCGCCGCGCCTCCCGAGGGTCCCTCGGGGCAGATCGACAAGGCGGGCCTTGAACGCAATGCGCGGCTGCTCGAATCGGTGCTCGAGGATTTCCAGGTCAAGGGCGTCATCACCGCGGTTCGCCCGGGACCGGTCGTCACCATGTACGAGCTTGAACCCGCGCCGGGTACGAAGGCGAGCCGCGTGTCGAACCTTGCCGACGACATCGCGCGCAACATGTCGGCGCTGTCGGCGCGCATCGCGCCGATCCCGGGCCGCACCGTCATCGGTATCGAATTGCCCAACGCGCACCGCGAGGCGGTCGTGCTCCAGGAAATGATCGGCAGCCAGCTCTTCCAGGATCAGACGGGGGCGCTTCCGATCATCCTTGGCAAGAATATCAGCGGCGATCCCGTGATCGCCGATCTTGCACCAATGCCGCACCTCTTGATCGCGGGTACGACCGGATCGGGCAAGTCGGTCGGTCTCAACGCGATGATCCTCTCGCTTCTCTATCGCCTCGGCCCCGACCAGGTGAAGATGATCATGATCGACCCCAAGATGCTGGAACTCAGCGTCTATGACGGCATCCCGCATCTCCTCGCCCCCGTGGTCACCGAGCCCAAGAAGGCGATCCGTGCGCTCAAATGGGCGGTCGAGCAGATGGAGGACCGCTACCGGATGATGTCGTCGCTGTCGGTGCGCAACCTTGCAGGCTACAACGACAAGGTGCGCGCCGCGCTCGCCAAGGGTAAGTCGCTCGGACGCCGCGTCCAGACCGGCTATGACCCCGACACCGGCCAGCCGGTCTATGAGGAAGAGACGCTCGACTATCAGCCGCTGCCGCAGATTGTTGTCGTCGTCGACGAGCTTGCCGACCTCATGATGACCGCAGGCAAGGAGGTCGAATTCCTGATCCAGCGGCTTGCGCAGAAGGCGCGCGCCGCGGGCATCCACCTCATTCTCGCAACGCAGCGTCCGTCGGTCGACGTCATCACCGGCGTCATCAAGGCGAACCTGCCGACCCGCATCAGCTTCAACGTTACCTCGAAGATCGACAGCCGCACCATCCTCGGCGAAGCGGGCGCCGAACAGCTGCTCGGCAAGGGCGACATGCTTTATGTGCCCGGCGGCAAGCAGATCACGCGCATCCACGGCCCCTTTGTCTCCGACGACGAGGTGCGCGCGGTCGCCGATCACTGGCGCGGACAGGGCCAGCCCGACTATGTCGAAAGCGTGACCGAGGATCCCGAGGACGGCGGTTTCGCGATGGAGGGCGCGCCTGCCGGCGGCGATAGCGCCGAGGACCGCATGTATGCAAAGGCATGCCAGATCGTCGTCGACAGTCAGAAGGCCTCGACGAGCTGGCTCCAGCGCCAGTTGCGCATCGGCTACAACAGCGCGGCGCGGCTCATCGAGCGGATGGAAGACGAGGGTCTCGTGAGCCCGCCCAATCATGTCGGGCGGCGCGACGTGCTGACCGACCAATATGGGCAGCCGCGCTGA
- a CDS encoding LytR/AlgR family response regulator transcription factor → MTIRTILVDDEKLATQGLQLRLEAHPDVEVVDTAQNGREAIRKIKTHKPDLVFLDIQMPGFDGFSVIQGLMEVEPPLVVFVTAYSDHAIRAFEAQAVDYLVKPVEPERLADALDRVRQRLAEKRGVAEVERLKSVLAEVAPEAAEEFEGEAAPDAHAADRYEKMINIKDRGQIFRVDVDSIERIDAAGDYMCIYTADNSLILRETMKDLEKRLDPRNFQRVHRSTIVNLSQVKQVKPHTNGECFLILGSGAQVKVSRSYRDVVARFVH, encoded by the coding sequence ATGACGATTAGAACCATCCTCGTGGATGATGAAAAATTGGCGACCCAGGGCCTGCAGCTGCGGCTCGAAGCGCATCCGGATGTCGAGGTGGTCGACACCGCCCAGAATGGCCGCGAGGCCATCCGCAAGATCAAGACACATAAACCCGACCTCGTATTCCTCGACATTCAGATGCCGGGGTTTGACGGTTTTTCCGTGATCCAGGGCCTGATGGAGGTCGAGCCTCCGCTCGTTGTGTTCGTGACCGCCTATTCGGACCATGCGATCCGTGCCTTCGAGGCGCAGGCGGTCGATTATCTGGTGAAGCCCGTCGAGCCCGAACGGCTTGCCGATGCCCTCGACCGCGTGCGCCAGCGGCTTGCCGAAAAGCGCGGCGTGGCCGAAGTCGAGCGGCTGAAGAGCGTTCTCGCCGAGGTTGCACCCGAGGCAGCGGAAGAATTCGAAGGCGAAGCAGCACCCGATGCGCACGCCGCCGACCGCTATGAGAAGATGATCAACATCAAGGATCGCGGGCAGATTTTTCGCGTCGATGTCGACAGCATCGAACGGATCGACGCTGCCGGCGACTATATGTGCATCTATACCGCGGACAACAGCCTCATCCTTCGCGAGACGATGAAGGATCTCGAAAAGAGGCTCGACCCGCGTAACTTCCAGCGCGTTCACCGCTCGACGATCGTCAATCTGAGCCAGGTCAAGCAGGTCAAGCCGCACACCAATGGCGAATGCTTCCTCATCCTGGGGTCGGGCGCGCAGGTGAAGGTCAGCCGCAGCTATCGCGACGTGGTTGCACGGTTCGTCCACTAA
- a CDS encoding sensor histidine kinase produces the protein MPFFGLTSPGPFFGNKVRAFWNLQILGWIAWLCLRGVSGLTGGQSLSFLVPVIVSAITGFSLTLLLSVCYRALFNRPPILMWSASFGLMAVAAALWAFIDAWVLQVVNPKSESGLTGLLLALVYVDATSLAAWSALYFAINYFLQLEEQNDRVLRLETQAASAQLAMLRYQLNPHFLFNTLNSISTLVLLKQAEPANAMLSRLSAFLRYTLANEPTAQVTLAQEIETLKLYLDIEKMRFEDRLRPHFEIDPAVARARLPSLLLQPLIENAIKYAVTPQEEGADITISAQLAGENVRITVSDTGAGLSAGGGDPTTGYATESTGVGLANIRDRLAQAFGDQQRFEAQSGADGGFTVRIEFPFQPDGQATIGTGQT, from the coding sequence ATGCCATTCTTCGGATTGACCTCGCCGGGCCCTTTTTTCGGCAACAAGGTCCGCGCCTTCTGGAACCTGCAGATTCTGGGCTGGATCGCCTGGCTCTGCCTGCGCGGCGTCTCGGGGCTCACCGGGGGTCAGTCCCTCTCCTTCCTCGTCCCCGTGATTGTGTCCGCGATCACGGGCTTTTCGCTGACGCTGCTCCTGTCGGTCTGTTATCGCGCCCTGTTCAACCGCCCGCCGATTTTGATGTGGAGCGCAAGCTTCGGATTGATGGCGGTCGCAGCGGCGCTCTGGGCCTTTATCGATGCCTGGGTGCTGCAGGTCGTCAATCCCAAGAGCGAGTCGGGCCTGACGGGGCTCTTGCTCGCCCTCGTCTATGTCGATGCGACATCGCTTGCTGCCTGGTCGGCGCTCTATTTTGCGATCAACTATTTCCTCCAGCTCGAGGAACAGAATGACCGCGTGCTCCGTCTCGAGACGCAGGCGGCTTCAGCCCAGCTTGCGATGCTGCGCTATCAGCTCAACCCGCATTTCCTGTTCAACACGCTCAACAGCATCTCGACGCTCGTGCTCCTGAAACAGGCGGAGCCTGCGAACGCGATGCTCTCGCGCCTTTCCGCCTTCTTGCGCTATACGCTCGCCAACGAGCCGACCGCGCAGGTGACGCTGGCGCAGGAGATCGAGACGCTGAAGCTTTATCTCGACATCGAGAAGATGCGTTTCGAGGACCGGCTGCGCCCGCATTTTGAGATCGATCCCGCGGTCGCGCGCGCGCGATTGCCCTCGCTTTTGCTCCAGCCGCTCATCGAAAATGCGATCAAATATGCCGTAACGCCGCAGGAAGAAGGCGCCGATATCACCATTTCGGCGCAGCTTGCCGGTGAAAACGTCCGGATTACCGTGTCCGACACGGGCGCGGGATTGTCAGCGGGGGGTGGGGACCCCACCACAGGCTATGCAACGGAATCGACGGGTGTGGGTTTAGCCAATATCAGGGACCGACTCGCGCAGGCTTTTGGTGACCAGCAGCGGTTCGAGGCGCAATCCGGCGCCGATGGCGGCTTCACCGTCCGTATCGAGTTTCCGTTTCAGCCCGATGGACAAGCGACGATTGGAACCGGACAGACATGA